A region of Periplaneta americana isolate PAMFEO1 chromosome 16, P.americana_PAMFEO1_priV1, whole genome shotgun sequence DNA encodes the following proteins:
- the LOC138716388 gene encoding uncharacterized protein isoform X2, which yields MYINSHFRSRLRLHTYGRISTYLPIVILPSMLSALFHHVNVSMDILIQKTPCPLCVQMRASAIQVGFSAVYPTLLAPLAGFMMASHYNTYRLPHLTEDPKAVFGVWKKMVKPLGSTLYSIAIAQALIAMWVTYCEAKSYYRVQEVLNMDSEFIENS from the exons ATGTACATAAATAGTCACTTCAGAAGCAGGCTGAGACTCCACACCTATGGAAGAATATCCACTTATCTTCCTATTGTTATTCTTCCTTCAATGCTTTCTGCACTTTTTCATCATGTG AATGTCAGTATGGACATCTTGATCCAGAAGACTCCCTGTCCTCTGTGCGTTCAAATGCGAGCATCTGCTATACAAGTTGGTTTTTCTGCTGTGTACCCAACTTTACTTGCTCCTTTGGCAGGTTTTATG atgGCATCACATTATAACACTTACAGACTACCCCATTTAACAGAGGATCCCAAAGCAGTGTTCGGTGTGTGGAAGAAAATGGTGAAGCCTCTTGGTAGTACATTGTATTCAATCGCCATTGCCCAGGCTTTGATAGCAATGTGGGTCACTTACTGTGAGGCCAAGTCATACTACAGAGTCCAAGAAGTTCTGAATATGGATtcagaatttattgaaaattcgTGA
- the LOC138716388 gene encoding uncharacterized protein isoform X1 produces the protein MALLRGKDVPEGSLRLSEEEAIQYQLKLINGWEPKSDVWPFHFGFGILGAGSALSAMYINSHFRSRLRLHTYGRISTYLPIVILPSMLSALFHHVNVSMDILIQKTPCPLCVQMRASAIQVGFSAVYPTLLAPLAGFMMASHYNTYRLPHLTEDPKAVFGVWKKMVKPLGSTLYSIAIAQALIAMWVTYCEAKSYYRVQEVLNMDSEFIENS, from the exons ATGGCATTGTTGAGAGGAAAAGACGTACCAGAAGGATCATTACGTTTATCAGAAGAAGAAGCAATACAataccaattaaaattaataaatggttGGGAACCTAAAAGCGATGT aTGGCCGTTTCATTTTGGCTTTGGGATTCTTGGAGCAGGTAGCGCATTATCAGCAATGTACATAAATAGTCACTTCAGAAGCAGGCTGAGACTCCACACCTATGGAAGAATATCCACTTATCTTCCTATTGTTATTCTTCCTTCAATGCTTTCTGCACTTTTTCATCATGTG AATGTCAGTATGGACATCTTGATCCAGAAGACTCCCTGTCCTCTGTGCGTTCAAATGCGAGCATCTGCTATACAAGTTGGTTTTTCTGCTGTGTACCCAACTTTACTTGCTCCTTTGGCAGGTTTTATG atgGCATCACATTATAACACTTACAGACTACCCCATTTAACAGAGGATCCCAAAGCAGTGTTCGGTGTGTGGAAGAAAATGGTGAAGCCTCTTGGTAGTACATTGTATTCAATCGCCATTGCCCAGGCTTTGATAGCAATGTGGGTCACTTACTGTGAGGCCAAGTCATACTACAGAGTCCAAGAAGTTCTGAATATGGATtcagaatttattgaaaattcgTGA
- the LOC138716388 gene encoding uncharacterized protein isoform X3 — MALLRGKDVPEGSLRLSEEEAIQYQLKLINGWEPKSDVWPFHFGFGILGAECQYGHLDPEDSLSSVRSNASICYTSWFFCCVPNFTCSFGRFYDGITL; from the exons ATGGCATTGTTGAGAGGAAAAGACGTACCAGAAGGATCATTACGTTTATCAGAAGAAGAAGCAATACAataccaattaaaattaataaatggttGGGAACCTAAAAGCGATGT aTGGCCGTTTCATTTTGGCTTTGGGATTCTTGGAGCAG AATGTCAGTATGGACATCTTGATCCAGAAGACTCCCTGTCCTCTGTGCGTTCAAATGCGAGCATCTGCTATACAAGTTGGTTTTTCTGCTGTGTACCCAACTTTACTTGCTCCTTTGGCAGGTTTTATG atgGCATCACATTATAA